A genomic stretch from Theobroma cacao cultivar B97-61/B2 chromosome 4, Criollo_cocoa_genome_V2, whole genome shotgun sequence includes:
- the LOC18602996 gene encoding transcription repressor OFP12 — MSNIFWKNFHLCFTKLKSEHASSILPPSPTKQDETTSSRTLLLKNFNSLYDMSSSASTSKSLMTPSTDADFLSSDSDSDAESPPDFATVFASQRFFFSSPGRSNSIVESTDTRPEAECSTETPTLDGGVAVKKYSPDPYKDFRFSMQEMIEARNLTDVKEDWEFLHELLLCYLILNPKNTHKFIVSAFADIVISLLSSSTDSDSHPRPENHRR, encoded by the coding sequence ATGTCGAATATCTTCTGGAAAAACTTTCATCTCTGCTTCACGAAGCTGAAATCGGAACATGCATCTTCCATCTTACCACCATCTCCCACAAAACAAGATGAGACCACTTCATCGAGGACACTTCTCCTCAAGAACTTCAACTCCCTTTATGACATGTCTTCATCAGCCTCAACCTCCAAGTCCCTTATGACTCCCTCCACTGACGCCGACTTCCTGTCCTCCGACTCTGACTCTGACGCCGAGTCGCCCCCTGATTTCGCCACCGTATTCGCTTCCCAGcgtttcttcttctcctctccAGGCCGTTCCAACTCCATCGTCGAGTCAACTGACACAAGACCAGAAGCAGAGTGTAGTACAGAGACACCGACGCTGGATGGAGGCGTTGCGGTCAAGAAATACTCGCCGGACCCTTACAAAGATTTCAGGTTTTCAATGCAAGAAATGATCGAAGCAAGAAACCTAACTGACGTGAAGGAGGACTGGGAGTTTCTGCATGAACTACTCCTTTGTTACCTTATCTTAAACCCCAAAAACACCCACAAGTTTATTGTTAGTGCTTTTGCTGATATTGTTATTAGCTTACTGTCATCATCCACGGATTCTGATAGCCATCCGAGACCCGAAAACCACCGCCGGTGA
- the LOC18602995 gene encoding callose synthase 12, translating into MFPGSGSSTPDDETYNIIPVQNLQSNHPSLRYPEVRAAISALSDDSNLRKPSCGQWHSSMDLLDWLGLFFGFQRDNVKNQREHLVLHLANAQIRLSPPPTVCDVLDTKVLRKFRRKLLENYTKWCSYLWIKPNVCIPNSSRSNSDPRTELLYVGLYLLIWGESANLRFMPECICYIFHHMAMELNKILRNEIDENTGLPVMPSTSGENAFLNCVVKPMYETIKGEVERSKNGTAPHSSWRNYDDLNEYFWSNRCFKKLKWPINVNSEFFVTSSARKRIKKTGFVEQRSFLSLYRSFDRLWVMLLLFLQAAVIVAWEEKGYPWEALYDKYVEIKLLTLFITWSGMRFLHALLEAMSEYSRVSKETLGLGIRMVLKIVVATAWVYAFVISYGRIWRERNKDGQWSGEVNNRVIFFLWLAFLYGLPELLALDLFFLPFIRSFIEDKNWKIFYLVSWWFETDSFVGQGLREGLLVNVTYILFWVVVLATKFSFSYFLQIKPVITTTKQLLDFHNAEYEWSEFFHNSNKLVLGLLWMPVVLIYLIDTQIWYSIYSPFVGTAVGLFQHLGEIRNIKQLRLRFQFFASAIQFNLMVPELPFNSRETLKKMLKDSIQRLKLRYGLGRLYKKIESSQVEATRFALIWNVIVTTFRKEDIISDQEFQLLELPPNCWDVRVIRWPCFLLCNELQLALRQAKELPDAPDAHLWSKISKNEYRRCAVIETYDSLKYLMLKIVKISPGEHNILDYLFREIDEVIRAGKFTQVFKMIALPQIHTKLIKLVDLLLEPNKDESQVVNTLQVLYGIVIHDFFRVKLSTNELRQMRLAPQNPAAVVGLLFENAVELPDFSDKHLYSQVRRLHTILTTKDLMQNFPINLEARRRLAFFSNSLFTNMPRAPLVNRMMAFSVLTPYYNEEVLYGKEQLQIENEDGVSILYYLQTIYDDEWKNFMERMRREGMERDDEIWTTKLRDLMLWASYRGQTLARTVRGMAYYHRALKLLAYLDSASEMDIRLDIDLIDMDKCFDGFNSQSSSSSTNLGRRSSLNLFQGDECTITLMKYTHVVSCQKYGEHNAEEIMNLLRNNESLRIAYVDEISTRRDKKEYYSVLFKYDQQLQRAVEIYRVKLPGPFQLGEGKPENQNHALIFTRGDALQTIDMNQDNCFEDALKMRNLLEEFRHYHGIRKPTILGVREHIFSGSVSSLAWFMSSQETSFVTLVQRLLANPLKIRMHYGHPDVFDRFWFITRGGISKASKVNNISEDIFAGFNCTLRGGCVTHHEYIQVGKGRDLGMNQISMFEAKIAGGNGEQVLSRDVYRLGQRLDFFRMLSFFHTTVGYFFNTTMVILTVYVFLWGQLYLALGGVQDSDLRNDQNIRKALGAVLNQEVLVQFGLLTTLPMIIESSLEHGFLGAVWELLMMQLQLSIVFYTFSMGTRAHFFGRTILHGGAKYQATGRGFVVHHTSFAENYRLFSRSHFIKAIELGLILIVYALYVPVVAKNTFFYIDMAMTCWFLVLSWIMAPFVFNPSGFDWFKTVKDFDDFMKWIWHQGSVFAKAEQSWERWWYEEQDHLRTTSLFGKLLEIILDLRFFFFQYGIVYHLGIAAHSKSIYVYLLSWIYFVVACGVYLVLSFIRKKHEAKKHIYCRLAQFLVIVFGILFIIALLQFTVFKFGDIFTGLLATLPTGWGLISIAQVFRPLLQPSRLWDLVVSIARIYDILFGVIVMAPVAFLSLMPGVQSMQTRILFNEAFGRGLQMLKIISGIKPKKDLYGPLDLRKASEADSLAKQADLEKES; encoded by the exons ATGTTTCCAGGTTCGGGTTCCTCCACGCCTGATGACGAAACTTACAACATCATACCcgttcaaaatcttcaaagcAACCATCCCTCCCTCCGATACCCCGAGGTTCGCGCCGCCATATCAGCTTTAAGCGACGACAGCAACCTCCGCAAGCCATCCTGCGGCCAGTGGCACTCTTCCATGGACCTCCTCGACTGGCTGGGTCTCTTCTTTGGCTTCCAACGCGATAATGTCAAGAACCAAAGGGAACACCTAGTCCTCCACCTCGCCAACGCTCAGATACGCCTCTCTCCTCCTCCCACGGTATGTGACGTCCTCGATACCAAGGTCCTCCGTAAGTTTCGCCGGAAGTTGCTTGAAAACTACACTAAATGGTGCTCTTATCTTTGGATAAAACCTAACGTCTGCATCCCCAATAGCTCCAGGTCTAACTCTGATCCTCGTACAGAGTTACTTTACGTAGGGCTGTATTTATTGATATGGGGCGAATCTGCGAATTTGCGGTTCATGCCCGAATGCATCTGTTACATATTTCATCACATGGCCATGGAACTAAATAAGATTCTACGAAATGAAATCGATGAAAATACAGGCTTGCCAGTGATGCCATCAACATCAGGAGAAAACGCGTTTTTAAACTGCGTTGTGAAGCCGATGTACGAAACAATTAAGGGTGAGGTGGAGAGAAGCAAGAATGGAACTGCACCGCATAGTTCGTGGAGGAATTATGACGATTTGAATGAGTACTTTTGGAGCAACAGGTGTTTTAAGAAGCTGAAGTGGCCAATTAATGTGAACAGCGAATTTTTTGTTACTTCCAGCGCAAGAAAACGTATAAAGAAAACTGGGTTTGTAGAACAAAGGTCCTTCTTGAGTCTGTACAGAAGCTTTGACAGGCTGTGGGTGATGCTGCTGCTGTTCCTTCAGGCTGCGGTTATCGTGGCCTGGGAGGAGAAGGGGTATCCATGGGAGGCGTTGTATGACAAATATGTTGAGATCAAACTTTTGACACTGTTTATCACTTGGAGTGGAATGAGGTTTTTGCACGCTTTACTGGAAGCAATGTCGGAGTACAGTCGTGTTTCGAAAGAGACGTTGGGGCTCGGAATCAGGATGGTCCTAAAGATTGTGGTTGCTACGGCGTGGGTTTATGCCTTTGTGATTTCTTATGGAAGGATTTGGAGAGAGAGGAACAAGGATGGTCAATGGTCTGGCGAGGTTAACAACCGGGTTATCTTTTTCCTTTGGCTTGCATTTCTTTATGGGTTACCAGAACTGCTGGCATTGGATTTGTTCTTTCTTCCATTCATTAGGAGCTTTATTGAAGACAAGAattggaaaatattttacctGGTATCCTGGTGGTTTGAGACAGATAGTTTTGTCGGCCAAGGATTGAGGGAAGGGCTACTTGTCAATGTTACGTATATTCTCTTCTGGGTCGTGGTCTTAGctacaaaattttcatttagttATTTCCTGCAGATTAAACCAGTGATTACCACCACAAAACAGTTGTTGGATTTTCATAATGCGGAATATGAGTGGAGTGAGTTTTTCCATAACAGCAACAAGTTGGTTCTTGGTTTGTTGTGGATGCCTGTGgtgttgatttatttgatcgaTACTCAGATTTGGTACTCAATCTATTCTCCGTTTGTGGGGACTGCGGTGGGGTTGTTCCAGCACTTGGGTGAGATTAGAAATATAAAGCAGTTGAGGTTGAGGTTTCAATTCTTCGCTTCTGCAATTCAATTCAATCTGATGGTACCGGAGCTGCCATTTAATAGTAGGGAAACcttgaaaaaaatgttaaaggaTTCCATTCAACGGTTGAAGCTGAGATATGGACTCGGGCGGCTTTACAAGAAGATCGAATCAAGCCAGGTTGAGGCTACCAGATTTGCACTGATATGGAATGTTATAGTTACCACTTTTAGGAAAGAAGATATCATATCTGACCAAGAGTTTCAGCTATTAGAGTTGCCCCCTAATTGTTGGGACGTCAGGGTTATACGGTGGCCATGTTTTTTGCTATGCAACGAGTTGCAACTTGCTCTTAGGCAAGCAAAAGAATTGCCGGACGCTCCTGATGCGCATCTCTGGAGTAAAATATCCAAGAATGAATACAGGCGTTGTGCTGTGATTGAAACTTATGATTCTCTCAAGTACTTGATGCTTAAAATCGTTAAGATCAGCCCTGGGGAGCACAATATTCTGGACTACTTGTTTCGAGAAATTGATGAGGTCATTAGGGCTGGGAAGTTCACTCAGGTGTTCAAAATGATTGCACTGCCTCAGATTCATACCAAGTTGATAAAACTTGTCGATCTATTGCTGGAACCCAATAAGGATGAGAGCCAGGTGGTAAATACTTTGCAGGTCCTTTATGGAATTGTCATTCATGATTTTTTCCGCGTAAAGCTGAGCACAAACGAGCTGAGGCAAATGCGGTTGGCCCCTCAGAATCCAGCTGCCGTGGTGGGACTGCTATTTGAAAATGCGGTTGAGTTGCCCGATTTTAGTGATAAGCACTTGTATAGTCAGGTAAGGCGTTTGCATACGATTCTTACCACCAAGGATTTAATGCAGAACTTTCCAATTAATCTTGAGGCAAGACGTCGACTAGCCTTCTTTAGCAACTCACTCTTTACGAATATGCCTCGTGCTCCCCTTGTGAATAGGATGATGGCATTTAGTGTTCTCACCCCTTACTACAATGAAGAAGTCTTGTACGGCAAAGAACAACTCCAAATTGAGAATGAAGATGGGGTTTCTATCTTGTATTATTTACAAACTATTTATGATGATGAGTGGAAAAATTTCATGGAAAGAATGCGCCGAGAGGGAATGGAAAGGGATGATGAAATATGGACAACCAAGTTGAGAGATCTGATGCTTTGGGCATCATATAGAGGCCAGACTCTTGCACGAACTGTGAGGGGAATGGCTTACTATCATCGAGCTCTAAAGTTGCTAGCTTATCTTGATTCAGCATCTGAGATGGACATTAGATTAGATATTGATTTAATTGACATGGATAAATGTTTCGATGGTTTCAACTCCCAAAGCTCATCTTCTTCTACGAATTTAGGCAGACGTAGCTCCTTAAATCTGTTCCAAGGCGATGAGTGTACGATTACTTTAATGAAATACACACATGTGGTTTCCTGTCAGAAATATGGGGAACATAATGCTGAGGAAATCATGAACCTACTGAGAAACAATGAATCCCTTCGAATTGCCTATGTTGATGAGATTTCAACAAGGAGGGACAAGAAGGAGTATTACTCTGTCCTTTTCAAGTACGATCAGCAATTACAGAGGGCAGTGGAAATTTATCGTGTCAAATTGCCTGGCCCATTCCAGCTTGGCGAGGGCAAACCAGAGAATCAAAACCATGCTCTTATCTTCACCCGTGGTGATGCTCTTCAAACAATTGATATGAACCAAGACAACTGTTTTGAGGACGCACTTAAAATGCGAAATCTATTGGAAGAATTCAGGCACTACCATGGTATCCGGAAGCCCACCATCTTGGGGGTTAGGGAACACATTTTTAGTGGTTCTGTTTCGTCACTTGCTTGGTTTATGTCATCTCAAGAGACAAGTTTCGTTACCTTAGTGCAGCGTCTCTTGGCAAACCCTCTGAAAATTCGAATGCATTACGGCCATCCAGATGTCTTTGATAGGTTTTGGTTCATCACTCGTGGTGGCATTAGTAAAGCTTCAAAAGTGAATAATATTAGTGAGGACATTTTTGCTGGCTTCAATTGTACTTTGCGAGGAGGCTGTGTCACACACCACGAATACATACAGGTCGGCAAAGGAAGAGATCTTGGGATGAATCAAATATCCATGTTTGAAGCCAAGATAGCTGGTGGGAACGGTGAACAGGTTCTCAGCCGAGACGTCTACAGGTTGGGTCAAAGACTGGACTTTTTCCGGATGTTATCATTCTTTCACACTACAGTaggatattttttcaatacaACAATGGTCATCCTTACAGTCTATGTATTTCTATGGGGTCAGCTTTATCTGGCCCTAGGTGGTGTTCAGGATTCTGACCTACGTAATGACCAAAACATCAGAAAAGCACTTGGTGCCGTGTTAAATCAGGAAGTCCTTGTGCAATTTGGTCTGTTGACTACTCTTCCAATGATAATAGAAAGTTCCCTTGAGCACGGTTTTCTTGGAGCCGTTTGGGAATTATTGATGATGCAGCTCCAGCTTTCAATTGTTTTCTATACATTCTCGATGGGAACCCGTGCTCATTTCTTTGGTCGGACCATCCTTCATGGGGGCGCAAAGTATCAAGCAACCGGGCGTGGTTTTGTTGTGCATCACACAAGTTTTGCTGAAAATTACAGATTGTTTTCACGCAGCCATTTTATAAAGGCTATTGAGCTTGGCTTGATTCTTATAGTCTATGCATTATATGTCCCAGTAGTAGCCAAGAACACATTTTTTTACATAGACATGGCAATGACATGTTGGTTTCTAGTTCTCTCCTGGATAATGGCCCCCTTCGTGTTCAACCCTTCTGGTTTTGATTGGTTCAAGACTGTAAAGGACTTTgatgattttatgaaatggatTTGGCACCAAGGTAGCGTGTTTGCAAAGGCTGAACAGAGCTGGGAGAGATGGTGGTACGAGGAACAAGACCATTTAAGGACAACCAGCCTTTTTGGAAAGCTGTTGGAGATTATTTTAGACCTtcgtttcttctttttccaataTGGGATCGTATACCATCTTGGTATTGCTGCCCATAGTAAGAgtatttatgtttatttgttGTCTTGGATCTACTTTGTTGTGGCATGTGGAGTTTATCTGGTATTGTCATTTATTCGGAAGAAACATGAGGCAAAGAAACATATATATTGCCGGCTGGCTCAGTTCCTGGTGATTGTGTTTGGGATACTTTTTATCATTGCCCTGCTTCAGTTTACAGTCTTCAAATTTGGTGATATTTTCACCGGTCTATTGGCAACTTTGCCCACTGGTTGGGGACTTATATCGATTGCTCAAGTATTTCGACCACTTCTTCAGCCTAGTAGACTTTGGGATTTGGTGGTTTCGATAGCTCGGATATATGACATATTGTTTGGGGTTATTGTAATGGCCCCTGTGGCATTTTTGTCACTAATGCCTGGAGTCCAGTCCATGCAGACAAGGATCCTATTTAATGAAGCTTTTGGCAGAGGCCTCCAAATGTTGAAGATCATTTCTGggataaaaccaaaaaaggaTCTCTACGGTCCACTTGATTTGAG GAAAGCTAGTGAGGCAGACTCCCTTGCAAAACAGGCAGACCTCGAGAAGGAGAGCTGA